One genomic region from Methanocaldococcus fervens AG86 encodes:
- a CDS encoding EhaF family protein → MKKIGKIWNYLSKPEIVPRIFSLFLALVFIFGLLTPHNLNPDQLYPKPLPHSQTLKTPLAPYDRGGVPLKEPAVLKAQYPQNSPNLGKITAYLTPIAEWIKDKTYYFGTTIVSTPGGILDEILYYTRGMDTVLESSILLISFIIFSWMFFNKD, encoded by the coding sequence ATGAAAAAAATTGGTAAAATATGGAACTATCTATCAAAACCAGAGATTGTTCCAAGGATATTCTCTTTATTCTTAGCTTTAGTCTTTATATTTGGGTTACTAACTCCCCACAACCTAAATCCAGATCAACTTTATCCTAAACCTCTTCCCCACTCCCAAACTCTAAAAACTCCTTTAGCTCCATATGATAGGGGAGGAGTTCCTTTAAAAGAGCCGGCAGTGTTGAAAGCTCAATATCCACAAAATTCTCCAAATCTTGGGAAAATAACAGCTTATTTAACGCCAATAGCTGAGTGGATTAAAGATAAAACCTACTACTTTGGAACTACCATAGTTTCCACACCTGGAGGAATACTGGACGAAATTCTATACTATACAAGAGGTATGGATACAGTCCTTGAAAGCTCCATCCTGCTTATATCCTTTATAATATTCAGCTGGATGTTCTTTAATAAGGATTAG
- a CDS encoding EhaG family protein gives MDISYFYNPTIIVGFAIGILSLLAISSQKDDLHALILTDVIECAMLIIIAGVGTDLAEALILPGLVVSLAELLAVSEVLITRKYLKSKTPKPKSYKLFEEFKLPLHTGELRYNIQMEVLKTSPKFLSIVLVVYGAILSGFTGGAVIATGLLFYALSQRVAGLKISEELKTLWEGMSGLSGIAWALWVLGFLGFFLFPEKWLLCLLMSGLGLVIKVGSKLGLIGYIGEVND, from the coding sequence ATGGATATAAGTTATTTCTACAATCCAACAATAATCGTTGGATTTGCCATTGGTATTTTGTCATTATTGGCAATTAGCTCCCAAAAAGATGACTTGCATGCTTTAATATTGACTGATGTCATTGAATGTGCTATGCTCATAATTATAGCTGGTGTTGGAACAGATTTAGCTGAAGCTTTGATTCTTCCTGGATTGGTTGTTAGTTTGGCTGAGCTTTTAGCAGTTTCAGAGGTTTTAATAACAAGAAAATATCTAAAATCCAAAACACCTAAACCAAAAAGTTACAAATTGTTTGAAGAATTTAAACTTCCATTACACACTGGAGAATTGAGATATAATATCCAAATGGAGGTTTTAAAAACTTCACCTAAGTTTTTGTCAATAGTTTTAGTTGTTTACGGAGCTATATTAAGTGGATTCACAGGAGGGGCGGTTATAGCCACTGGATTGTTGTTTTATGCATTATCTCAGAGAGTTGCTGGCCTGAAGATTTCAGAGGAGCTAAAGACCTTATGGGAAGGGATGTCAGGATTGTCAGGAATTGCATGGGCTTTATGGGTTCTTGGCTTTTTAGGTTTCTTCTTATTCCCAGAAAAATGGCTTCTCTGCTTATTAATGTCAGGTTTAGGTTTAGTTATAAAAGTTGGCTCAAAATTAGGACTTATTGGATACATAGGTGAGGTAAATGATTGA
- a CDS encoding membrane protein, which yields MIETISGFPIGIVPLGDIVFSFSEFSVIGFITAVVFTTIVYLTNPEKQLEAQKFKVEDKLEVVTLNELKIRRMMAIVCGIATAGAMLTYDLFDYALFLSLVGIANIGIVSAVKREWVLNAAYQYGLIAIISTLPLFGSAGMVLAKTGTLSLFELSKIQTSLLFEKIIFAAGMAGETGIAPFYAAKAEMFRAPGSPYILMIHLSSLLLIVRTVEILLTI from the coding sequence ATGATTGAAACAATATCTGGGTTTCCTATTGGGATTGTTCCTCTTGGAGATATCGTATTTAGCTTTTCAGAATTTTCGGTTATTGGATTTATCACTGCTGTAGTATTCACAACCATAGTTTATTTAACGAATCCAGAAAAACAATTAGAAGCTCAAAAATTTAAAGTTGAAGATAAATTGGAAGTTGTTACTTTAAATGAGCTAAAAATTAGGAGAATGATGGCTATAGTTTGTGGAATAGCTACTGCTGGAGCTATGCTAACTTACGATTTGTTTGACTATGCTTTATTCTTAAGCTTGGTTGGGATTGCAAATATTGGTATTGTTTCTGCTGTAAAGAGAGAATGGGTTTTGAATGCCGCTTATCAATATGGGCTTATAGCAATAATCTCAACCCTCCCATTGTTTGGCTCTGCGGGGATGGTGTTGGCTAAAACAGGAACGTTATCATTATTTGAGCTGTCAAAAATACAAACATCTTTATTGTTTGAAAAAATTATATTTGCTGCTGGAATGGCTGGGGAAACTGGAATAGCTCCTTTCTATGCAGCTAAAGCAGAGATGTTTAGAGCTCCTGGCTCGCCATACATATTGATGATACACCTCTCCTCTTTACTGTTAATAGTTAGGACTGTTGAGATCCTATTAACTATTTAA